From a region of the Lactuca sativa cultivar Salinas chromosome 4, Lsat_Salinas_v11, whole genome shotgun sequence genome:
- the LOC128125902 gene encoding clathrin heavy chain 1-like yields MKDLLLVNLRGNLQIIVQVAKEYCEQLGVESCIKIFEQFKSYEGLYFFLGSYLSSSEDPDIHFKYIEAGAKTRQIKEVERVTRESNFYDAEKTKNFLMEAKLPDARPLINVCDRFGFVPDLTHYLYTNNMLRYIEGYVQKVNPGNAPLVVGQLLDDECPEDFIKGLILSVRSLLPVEPLVDECEKRNRLRLLTQFLEHLVSEGSQDVHVHNDYIRDGTNMYDFTYVENVALAHVCAERALASDGSASKRAAEEAYFITNMEPIKFWEFMSLILVGLGFEWYILDFWFVFKFLAKTLDVVQDIDWVISLGNAFAKQYELYTYDDEHSALLHRVFFSYKCLGILLQKVDNMTYVRDKIVWMYKQANNLDFKFLNCDSPLQLSECRLILVLD; encoded by the exons ATGAAGGATCTTTTATTGGTCAATTTAAGAGGAAACCTTCAGATCATCGTCCAG GTTGCCAAGGAGTATTGTGAGCAGCTGGGTGTTGAATCATGCATTAAAATTTTcgaacaatttaaatcatatgaAGGCCTTTACTTCTTCTTGGGGTCGTATTTGAGCTCAAG TGAGGATCCTGACATACACTTCAAGTACATCGAGGCAGGTGCAAAGACAAGGCAAATCAAGGAGGTTGAACGAGTAACACGGGAATCAAATTTCTATGATGCTGAAAAGACCAAGAATTTCCTAATGGAAGCCAAGCTTCCTGATGCAAGGCCATTAATCAACGTGTGTGATCGCTTTGGCTTTGTTCCAGATCTCACTCACTACCTTTATACCAACAACATGCTTCGGTATATCGAAGGTTATGTTCAGAAg GTCAACCCAGGGAATGCTCCCCTAGTTGTCGGACAACTCCTAGACGATGAATGCCCCGAGGATTTCATCAAAGGTTTAATCCTATCCGTTCGATCTCTTCTTCCAGTCGAGCCTCTTGTGGATGAGTGTGAAAAAAG GAACCGACTTCGTTTACTAACTCAATTTCTAGAACACCTAGTAAGTGAAGGAAGCCAAGACGTCCACGTCCACAACGATTATATAA GGGATGGAACAAACATGTATGATTTCACATATGTTGAGAATGTTGCACTTGCTCATGTATGTGCTGAAAGAGCTCTAGCTTCAGATGGATCTGCCTCAAAGAGAGCTGCAGAAGAG GCTTACTTTATAACGAATATGGAACCAATAAAATTTTGGGAGTTCATGTCACTTATTCTTGTTGGGCTTGGGTTTGAATGGTATATTCttgatttttggtttgttttcaaG TTTCTTGCAAAAACTTTGGATGTTGTTCAAGACATTGATTGGGTCATTTCTCTTGGAAATGCTTTTGCAAAGCAGTATGAGCTTTATACATATGATGATGAGCATTCTGCACTACTTCACAG AGTATTCTTCTCCTACAAATGTCTTGGTATACTTCTTCAGAAAGTTGATAACATGACTTATGTTCGTGATAAAATCGTCTGGATGTACAAACAAGCAAATAATCTAGATTTCAA ATTCTTGAATTGTGACTCACCCCTGCAGCTTTCTGAATGCAGGCTTATTTTGGTGCTGGATTAA
- the LOC128133391 gene encoding clathrin heavy chain 1-like, translated as MVSSQLTALIENKSFKSSKNYFQFPKNPPNETSDTLELDFSDTFGPLPLPAGNSEIPSDDPVVIYSRSHSLVGPTPCVSHLLNLRKLTICETDESLEDFSDVIDKEIEEEDSENGCKLECSEELGDLVKTVDNDLALKIYIKARATPKVVAAFAERKEFDKILIYSKQVGYSPDYLFLLQTILRSDPQGAVNFALMMSQMEGGCPVDYNTITDLFLQRNLIREATAFLLDVLKPNLPEHAHLQTKVLEINLVTFPNVADAILTNGMFSHYDRPRIAQLCEKAGLYVRALQVG; from the exons ATGGTTTCTTCTCAATTAACTGCTTTAATTGAAAACAAGTCATTCAAATCCTCCAAGAACTATTTCCAATTCCCAAAAAACCCTCCCAATGAAACATCAGATACTCTTGAATTGGACTTTTCTGATACATTTGGTCCTCTCCCACTACCAGCTGGCAATTCTGAAATTCCAAGCGATGACCCTGTGGTCATTTACAGCCGTTCACATTCTTTAGTGGGTCCCACGCCATGTGTAAGCCACTTGCTGAATCTAAGGAAGTTAACCATATGTGAAACGGATGAATCATTGGAGGATTTCAGTGATGTGATAGATAAAGAGATTGAAGAAGAAGATTCTGAAAATGGTTGTAAG TTGGAATGTAGTGAGGAACTTGGAGACCTTGTGAAG ACAGTGGACAATGATCTTGCATTAAAAATTTACATAAAAGCTAGAGCCACCCCCAAAGTTGTTGCAGCTTTTGCTGAAAGAAAGGAGTTTGATAAAATTCTGATTTACTCCAAGCAG GTTGGGTATTCACCTGATTATCTCTTCCTTCTGCAAACAATTCTTCGATCAGATCCTCAG GGTGCTGTAAATTTTGCTTTAATGATGTCCCAAATGGAAGGAGGTTGTCCTGTTGATTACAACACCATTACAGATCTTTTCCTTCAG AGGAACTTGATACGAGAGGCAACAGCTTTCCTCTTGGATGTTCTTAAACCCAATTTACCCGAACATGCTCACCTCCAAACCAAG GTCCTTGAAATCAACCTTGTAACATTCCCTAATGTTGCTGATGCCATATTAACTAATGGGATGTTCAGTCACTATGATCGCCCTCGAATTGCTCAACTTTGTGAGAAAGCAGGTCTTTATGTCCGGGCCCTTCAGGTTGGTTAA